The Archangium primigenium genomic interval CGTGAAGGTGTACCTGGGGACGAGCCAGGGCCGCTCGGCCTCCGTGAGTGATGCCCAGGGCCTCGTGAAGCTGCCGGTGACGCCCCACCTGTTGCAGGAAAACCCCCTGGTGGAGGTCTTCCTGCCGGCGGGCGCCACGGGCTACGCCTTCGAGGCCGTGAAGCCGGAGTGAGCCGGGCTCAGCCGAGCTTCTCGTGGAGGAACTCGATGGAGCGCTTCCACGCCTGCTCGGCGTTCGCGGGCGAGTAGACCTCGGGCCGCCGCTCGTTGGCGAAGGCGTGGTTCGCGTCATAGCGGTGCAGGCGCGCGGGCACCTGGGCGGCCTGGAGCGTCTTCTCCAGGGCGTCCACGCGCTCGGGGGTGCACCAATCGTCCTGGGTCGCGAAGTGCCCGAGCACGGGGCAGCGGATGCGGCTCACGTCCGCCACCTGCTCGGGCGGAATGCCGTAGAAGGGCACGGCGGCCGCGAAGGTATCGTCCGTGGCCGCGGCCGCGAGCGCCAGGGCGCCGCCCATGCAGAAGCCCAGCACCGCGACGCGGGTGCCCGGGGCGCGCTGGCGCAGGGCCTCGGCGGCCTGGGCGAGCTCCCGGGCGGCCTTCTTCATGTCCAGCGCCTGCATCAACTGCAGGGCCTTGTCGGCGTCCGTGGTCACCTGGCCCTGGTAGAGGTCCGGCGCGAACGCCGTGAAGCCCTCGCGCGCCAGCCGGTCCGCCACGCCGCGCACCTGGTCCGTCAGGCCCCAGAACTCGTGGATGACCACCACGGCGCCCCGGCTCTTACCGCCCTCGGGCTCCTTCAAATACCCGGGGAACGCGTGTCCGTTCGCGCCGCTCAGCTTCGCCTCGTGTGCCATGTGTCCGCTCCGGGGGTCTGGGGTCGGGTTGCCGACGCGCACCCTAGCGGGACCGGTGCTGGACGCGGGGTGGGGTGGGGAAATCCCGTTGGGGATTGAATGAATGGCGGGGGGCCTCGTCAGAAGGAGCAAGAACGATTGGGAGGACACGACAATGGCGCTCAAGACCGGCTTCTTCGCTCTGGCTTTCTCCGCACTGCTCTTCATCCCCGTGGCCGCCCAGGCCCAGGACTTCGCCCGCGGGTCGCACCACGACGCCGCGCCGGTGACGCAGATCCAGGCTCCGGCGGGACGCGGTCGGCACCACGCGCCGCCCCCGCCCCGGCCGCACACCACGCGCCGGGATGGCCGCTACGAGCTGCGCACGGTGGAGCGTCAGGTGCCGGGCCGCTACGAGCGGGTGTGGATCCCCGAGCGCTGCCAGCCGGTGGGCCGCCGCGGCGCCCAGCGCTGTGAGCCGGGCCGCTACGAGCAGCAGTGGGTGCCGGGCTACACGGAGGCCTACCAGGAGTGGGTGTGGGTCTCCTTCCCCCGCCACCACCACGGCCGGGGCTAGCGCCCCGAGGGACATGACGGGAACGCGGGGGACGCCTCGGCTCGATGGGAGCCGGGGCGTTTCGCGTTTCTGGACGCTGGCGGGCGCGTAACTGCCGCCCGCGCGGGAGCCAGGGTAGAGTCGGCCGCGTGTCCGCCCCTGAGCCTTGCCTTGGCGTTCTCCTTGTTCCCGCGGCCTCCTCCGCGCGCGAGCCGCTCCTGTTCACGGCGGAGCGGGCCGGAGTCCGGGTGGTGGAGCGCCTGGACGAGGCCTCCATCGCGGTCGTGGATTTGACCCACCCCGGCGGCTCCGCCGCGCTCGGCGCGCTGATGGCCACCTCCCAGGGGGCCTCGCTCTCGCTGCTCGTCATGGTGGAGCCCTCCGAGTCCATCTTCCTCACCCTGGACGCCCTGCAGCCCGCGGAGGTGATGAGCGGGGGCCTGCGCTCGTGTGAGCTGGGCTGGCGGCTCAAGCGCGTCACCGAGCGCCACCACAAGCGCCAGGAGCTGTGGCGCCGTCAGCAGGACCTGTCGCTCCTGGTGGAGCTCACCGCGGACTACGCCGAGCACCTGAACGTGGAGGCGCTCCTGCACGACGTCACCCGCCGGCTCGCCGAGCGCCTGGGCATCAACCGGGCGGCGCTGGTGGTGGTGGACCGGGGCATGGAGAGCGCCCGGGTGGTGGCCGCCAGCGACACCTCGGGCACCCAGGACACCCCCCTCGAGCTGGAGCGCTACCCGGAGGTGCGCGAGGCGGTGCGCACCGGCCGCATCGTGCTCGTGGAGGATGCCTCCCACCATCCGCTGCTCGAGGGCGTGCAGAGCGAGGTGGCCGCGCGGGGCATCCATACGCTCGTGGCCCTGCCGCTGCACATCGCGGGGGAGGTGCGCGGGGTGCTGCTGCTGCGCGCCGCGGGCGGGGACCGGCGCACCTTCGCGGCCCACGAGATCGACTTCCTGCACACGGTGGCGCACGCCACGGCCGTGGCCCTGCGCAACGCCTCGCTGCTGCAACTGGTGCGCGGACAGAACGAGAAGGAGATCTCCGCGCGCATCGCCGCCGAGGCCAAGGCCGCGTCGCTGGAGACCTACCACCTCTTCTTCGCCAACCTGCGCGAGGGCGTGGCCATCCTCGATGACCGCGCGTGCGTGCTCAGCCTCAACCCCTCGGGCGAGTCCATCCTGGAGACGACGTCGGAGGCCGCCACCGGCCAGCACCTGGTGGACCTGGCCCAGCCGGTGGACGAGACGGTGTTGATGGAGCTGGTCACCTCGGCCCGGCGGGGGGAGTCGCGCTCGGACGTGGACTTGATGGTGCGCACGCCCGGGGGCCGCCGCGTCACGCTGAGCTTCTCGGCGGCGCCGCTGGAGGACGGACTGCGCGCCATCATCCTGTCCTTCCGGGACGTCACCCAGGCCCGCCACCTCGCCGACGAGCTGCGCCACACCAAGGACTTCCTCGAGCGCCTCATCGACTCCTCGGTGGACGCCATCGTCGCCGCGGACATGCAGGGCCGCATCATCCTCTTCAACAAGGGGGCCGAGGCGCTCTTCGGCTACGGCGCGCCCCAGGCGCTCGGCGGGCTGCACGTGGACACGCTCTACCCCGCGGGCGTGGCGCGGCAGATCATGCGTCAGCTGCGCGCTCCGGACTCCGGGGGCCGGGGCCGGCTCGGGGTCAACCGCCAGGAGGTCATCCACAAGGAGGGCCAGCGCGTTCCGGTGAACATGACGGCCTCCATCGTCTACGAGGGCGGCCGGGAGGTGGCCAGCGTGGGCATCTTCACCGACCTGCGCGACCGCATGGAGCTGGAGCGCAAGCTGTCGGACGTGGAGAACCGCCTGGAGGAGAGCGAGAAGAGCGCCGTCATCGTCGCCCTGGCGGGCACCGCCGCGCACGAACTCAACCAGCCGCTCACCTCGGTGATGGGCTACGCGGAGCTGCTCAAGCGCAAGCTGCGCGAGGAGGACGCCGCCTACAAGCCCGTGGACATCATCTACCGCGAGGCCGAGCGCATGGCGGAGATCGTGCGCAAGATTGGTCGCATCACCCGCTTCGAGACGAAGACCTACGTGGGCACGCAGCAGATCCTGGACCTCGACAAGGCGAGCTCTCATGACGACTGAGTCCCGCCGCTTGAGTGCCCCCTCGGAGCCGTCCGCCGAGGACTTCCGGACCTTCTTCGACCTGGTGGAGGTGCCCGCGGCGCTGTGTGACCTGGAGCTGCGCCTGCGTGCGGGCAACCCCGCCTTCACGCGCTTCTGCTTCGACCATGGCCTGTCGGTGGACCAGCTGCTCGAGGGGCTGGACCTGGCGGCGGTGCCCGATGACTGGGGCACGCGCGAGCTGGAGGTGATGCTGCCCCAGGGCGGCTCGGTGTTGGTGGAGCTGTCCCGGCGGGGCGACTGCGTGTCGGTGGTGGGCCGGCACGCGTCGGACAACATCCGGGGCCACCTGGTGATGGTGGAGCAGGCCCTGCTCGAGCAGGCGCGCACCGAGGGCGTGCTGCTGGACCTGAGCCGCAGCGTGGCGGAGGCGGGCAGCGAGGAGGAGCTGGTGGCGGCGGTGGCGCGCGGGGTCAAGGAGCTGTTTCCGGGCCGCGCCTTTTGCATCCGCATCACGGACGCGCGCACCGGCGTGCTCACGAGCCTCTACGCGGAGGGGCGGCTCAAGGAAGGCTCGCGCGAGCCGCTGGTGCTCAAGCGCAGCGCGACGGAGAAGCTGCACCTGTCGGTGGCGAGCCTGCCCGCGGGGGTGGTGGTGGCGCCCCGGGTGCCCTTGCTCTTCGAGGGCAGCGTGGACGGGGTGAGCGCGCCGCTGGTGGCGAGCGGTCAGCTCTATGGCGCCATCAACCTGGAGTACACGGCGCCCCGCCGAGGCGAGTCCACCTACTTCCAGGACGAGCGGGTGCTCGTGCAGCTGGCCAACCAGGTGGCGGTGGCGGTGAAGAACGCCAAGCTCATCGACGAGCTGACGTTCGTGCGCAAGTACCTGGAGGATCTGCTGGAGAAGGCCAACGCCCTCATCGTGGTGTCCAACCGCGAGGGGAAGATCGTGGTCTTCAACCAGGCCATCAGCCGCCTCACGGGCTTCAGCAAGGAGGAGGTGCTGGGCAAGGACGTGGGCTTCGTGGTGCACCGCGACGAGCACCTGCGCATGGGGCCCGCCCTCTGGGCGTCGCTGAGGGGCGAGCAGGTGCCCAACTTCGAGCTGCGGCTGCGCACGCGCACGGGCGAGGCGCGGGTGTCCTTCGCCACGTCCACGACGCTCACGCCCCAGGGCGAGGTGGAGGGCGTCATGGCCATTGGCCAGGACGTGACGGTGGTGGCGCAGCTCGAGCAGCGCATCATCCACGCGGAGAAGCTCGCGTCCCTGGGCCAGCTCGCCGCGAGCGTGGCGCATGAAATCAACAACCCCATGACGGCGGTGGTGACGTACGCGGACGCCATGCTCCAGCGCATGGTGCCGGTGGGCGGCGCGGCCAGTGGCGACGCGGAGAAGCTCCGGAAGATTTTGGAGAACGGCCAGCGCATCCTGCGCTTCACGCGCGACCTCACCTCCTACGCGCGGCCGTCGAAGAACAAGCCCGAACGGGTCCTGCTCAACGCGCTGCTCGACAAGGCGGTGGGCTTCTGCGAGCACGTGGTGTCGCAGACCCGGGTGTCCGTGGCGCGCGACTACGGCGAGGTGCCGCCCCTGTCCGCGGTGCCGGCCAACCTGGAGCAGGTGTTCGTCAACCTCATCACCAACGCGTGCCATGCGATGCAGCCCGGGGGGCAGATGTCCCTGCGCACCCGCGCCGAGGGCCGCGAGGCCGTGGTGTGGGTGACGGACACGGGCAGCGGCATCGACCCGGAGCACCTCTCGCGCATCTTCGAGCCCTTCTTCACCACCAAGACGGAGGGGCGGGGCACGGGCCTCGGCCTGTCCATCGTGCAGCGCATCGTGGAGAAGCACGGCGGACGGCTCGAGGTCGCGAGCGAGAAGGGCCAGGGCACCACCTTCACCGTGCGCCTGCCCCTCGCGGACTGAGTCAGGGGCTCGCTCGGCCGTCCGCTCGTGCGGGGCGTGCGGAATGCCCAACGCTCCCAGGCGTGTTCGGGCGGTCGAGCCGACCCCTCGGCCTCGGCAAGGAGCCGTCTTCGCGATGAAGCTGGGCCGGTACGAACTGGTGCGCAAGCTCGCCTCGGGTGGCATGGCGGAGGTGTTCCTCGCCCGCGCCGAGGGGCCCATGGGCTTCCAGAAGACGGTGGTGATCAAGCGCGTGCTGCCCCACCTGGCCGAGGACCCCGCCTTCACCCGCATGTTCCTGGCCGAGGCGAAGGTCGCCGCGCTGCTGGACCACCCCCACCTGGGCCAGACCTTCGACTTCGGCGAGGCGGACGGCGCCTACTTCCTCGCCATGGAGTACGTGGACGGGCTCAACCTGCGCGTGCTGCTCAAGCGGGCGCACGCGGCGGGACGGCGGCCGCCCTTCGCGCTGTGCGCCCGCATCATCGCGCAGGTGTGCGAGGGCCTCGCCCATGCCCACGGCTTCGTGGATCCCGCCACGGGCAAGCCCATGGGCCTGGTCCACCGGGACATCAGCCCCGACAACATCCTGGTGTCCTGGAGCGGCGTGGTGAAGGTGGTGGACTTCGGCGTCGTCAAGGTGTCCAGCCAGGGCGCCGGGACGGAAGCGGGGCGGCTCAAGGGCAAGGTGGCGTACATGCCGCCTGAGCAGATCCAGGGGCGTCCCCTCGACGCGCGCGCGGACCTGTTCGCCCTGGGCATGGTGTTCTACGAGCTGCTGGGGGGCCGCAAGCCCTTCGCGGCCGAGAGCGACGCGGGCCTGCTGCGCGCCATCGTCTCCCAGCCGCTCCCGCCGGTGACCACGCACCGCGCGGATGTGCCCGTCGCGCTCCAGCGCATCCTCGAGCGCGCCCTCGCCAAGGACCGGGAGGCCCGCTACGCGACGTGCCGCGAGCTGCACCAGGACCTGGAGCGCTACCTGGGGACCCAGGGAGAGCCCGTCGGGTCCTTCCAGCTCGCCCAGTGGATGGCCCCGCTGGCCGGTCCCACCGTCCGTCCCAGCACGCCCCCGGCCGAGACGCGGGTCGCGCCCGCGCCCTCCAAACCGTCCCTGACGCAGATCGCCGTGATGCCCTGGGCCGTGCCCCCGCCGCCGGAGCCACGGCCGCCCGTGCGCTCCGCCGCGCGCGTGCCCCGCGTGGCCCCGGGCCGACAGCCCCGGGCGTGGCGTCTGGCCCTGGGGGGCGTGGGCGGTCTGGCGCTGACGGGCCTGGGTCTCTGGGGCTGGCTCCACGCCGGAGGCGCCGGGCCGCGGAGCGACCGGTCCGTGCGCCCGCACGAGGCATCCCGCACGCGCGCCCTCGCGCCGCCCTCCTCCCCCGAGGGCTCCGCCGTCCCCGCGCCAGAGGCCACCCCGCTGGAGCAGGCGGGGCTGTCCTCCGAGTCCCTGGGCGAGGTCCAGGGCCGGGTGTTGCCCGGCCGGAGGTCCCGCGCGGCGGCGAGCGCCTCGGTCCGCATCGAGTCCAACCTGAGGGGTCAGGTCCGCGTGAATGGCCGGGTCTGGGGGTGGACGCCTCGGCTCGTGTGGGGTCTGCCGCCGGGCGCCGTGGACGTGGAGGTCTTCGACCCCGAGGGCGCGTTCTCCACGCGGCACACGGTGGAGCTCGGCGCGGGCCGCAATCCGCCCGTGCGCGTCACCGTGGCCAAGGGCTCCATCCTGTTCTACGTGCGGCCCGACGCCACCACCGTGCTGCTGGATGGCAAGCCCCTGGGCGTCACGCCCCTGCCGCCCATCGAGGTCTACGAGGGCACCCACGCCCTCACCTTCATCCACCCCCAGCACGGCACGCGCCGCGAGGAGCGCGCCTACCGCGTCCTGGGCAGCGCCCCCCAGGTCTACCAACTGGACCTGCGGCGCTAGCCGCGCTCACCCGCCGCGCTCAGGAGTTGGACTCGTCGTCCAGCTCGCGCGTGAACTCCTCGTTGGTGAGCAGGCCCTTGCGCGCCATGATGCGCATGAGGGCCCAGAACTTGCGTTCCAGCTCCTCCACCGGCTCCGCGGCGGTCGCCGTCCGCGTGTCGCCGAACAGCGAGTCCAGGTCCGCGCTGACGTCCCCCGTGGCGGGCCGGGACTGGCCGCGCTTGAGCCGCTGGCGCTTCTCGCGCTCCTGGATGAGCTGCTCCAGGGTGACGCGCCGGGTCATCTCCCCGGGAGGCAGCTCCTCGCCGACGATGATCTCCTCCACGTCCTCGGCGTCCGCCTCGGGGATGGCCGGCGCCAGGGGCGCGGGGGTGGGGGCGGGCCGGTGGTAGTAGCGCTGGAGGGCGGCGCGCACGGCGGACAGGGGCGCCACGCGCGCGTTCACCTTGAGTCCGGTGGTGAACTCCAACTCCTGCAGGGCTGCCGAGTCGAGCGGGTCCGCCATGGCCACCACCAGCAGCTTGCGCCCGCCGGCATTTTCCAGGGACACCGGAAACAGGTCGTGCTGCTCGCAGAAGCGCGCGCGCACCAGGTGGATGGCGCCCCAGTCCGGGGGACGGTTGTTCAGGTCCATCACCGGCACGCCCAGGGCCTCGCTCAGCGCATGGGCCAGGGTCTTCTCGGTGATGGCGCCCTGGGCCACCAGGGTCGCGCCCAGACGCTGCCGGGTGCGCTGCTGGGCCTGCAAGGCCGCGTCCAACTGGGCCACGCTGATCGCCCCCCGCTCCAGGAGCAACTCACCGATCCGCTTTCGGGCCATGGGCGCCGCCTTAGTCCTACCCCGGACGCCACGTCAAGCCCCCGACCCGGTGCGTCAAACCCTGTCCGTTCGCCATCCGACCTGCCGTGCGGCCAATGTCCAATCGCAAAATTCCCGTGAGATTTCAGCAACTAAGAGAGCAGGCCATGCCTTGACACTATTCAAGAGCCGTTCCTAAAGTCCGGCGTCCATGAATGCCAATCCCGGCCAGGGCCCCGTGCGGAAGGTCGCAGGGGGGCTGCCCGGATGGTGAAGACCCGCCATGCCGGGTCCGCCCCTTTTTGGAGGCCATAAGCGATGAACCTGGGTTTCGTGACGAATCTGACCATCCTCGCCAACACCGGCCACGGTGCGGAGCGCTCGTTTTTCGAGGAAGTGGCCAAGCGCTGGGAGGCGGGTCAGTGGGGTATGTACCCCATCGCCGTCTGCCTGGTGTTCGCGCTGGCCATCATGATCGAGCGCGGCATCGTGCTCTTCGGCAAGGCGTCCATCAACAAGGACGCGTTCCTGCGCGGCCTCAAGAAGCACATCTACGCGGGTGACCTGGACAAGGCCATCAACTACGTGTCCGGCCAGAAGAAGACCCCGCTGACGGAGGTCATCAAGGCGGGCCTCATGAACGTGCCCAAGGGCGAGGAGGAGGTCCAGGCGGCGCTCGACGAGGCCAGCCTGCGCGAGACGCCCCGCATCGAGGCGCGCACGGGCTACCTGGCCATGCTCGGCAACGCGGCGATGCTCGCCGGTCTGCTCGGAACGGTGTCCGGTCTGATCGCCTGCTTCGAGGCGGTGGCGAACGTGAACCCGGCCGACAAGGCGACCATTCTCGCCAACGGCATCTCGGAAGCCATGAACTGCACGGGCTTCGGGCTGCTCACGGCGATCCCCGCCGTCGTGGCCTTCTCCATCCTCTCCGGCCGCGCCACGTCCATCGTGAACGACATCAACGAGACGAGCGTCGCGGTGCTCAACCTGATCGTCAACAACCGCGACAAGTTCAAGAACGCCACCGTCGCGGTGTCGGCGGGCCGGGACGAAGAGTAGTTCTCCTCTCACGAGAACCAGAACAGGGGGCGCGGTGTCTGTCGCGGTAGCGCGCCCCCTCTTGAAAGGAGAGCCCCATGGCCGGCGGAATGGACCTGGGGGGAGGCAAAGGCAAGAAGTCGCTCGACGTTGCCATCAACCTCACCCCCTTTATCGACCTGATGGCGGTGACCATCAGCTTCCTCATCATGACGGCGGTCTGGACACAGATCGGCCGCCTCCAGGTGGCGCAGGCCGGAGGCCCCGCCACCGAGGAGGAGCAGAAGCAGGAGGAGCAGACCAAGACGGTCCTGCTCACCCTGTTCGTGACCCCCACGGAGCTCAAGCTCGTGGCGGACCAGAGTGATTATCCGGCCATCGAGGCCAAGCGTGGGGCCAACGGCAAGCTGGACCTGGCGCCGTTGCTCCTGCGCTTCAAGGAAATCAAGTCGACGTTCCCGGATCAGTCGGCCATCACGCTGCAGACCGACGACAAGGTCCGCTACGAGGACCTGGTCCGGATCATCGATCAATGCATCGGCGCGGGACTGCCCCAGGTCTCCGTGTCCGCCATCGTGGGCGTATAGGAAGGCGGACGCATGGCCATCAAGGCTCCCGGAAAGCGCTATTGCAAGCGGCTGCAGCACTCCAAGGTGTTCGGCCACGGCACGCATGGGCACAAGAGCGGCAACGCCGACGTGCTCATCACCCCGCTGGTGGACATGTTCGTGATCATCGTGCTCTTCCTCATCGCCAACTTCTCGGCGACGGGCGAGGTGCTGATGATGACCAAGGACATCCAGCTGCCCGAGGCGGTCAACGTCAAGGAAGTGGAGATGAACCCGGTCGTCATGGTGTCCGGCGACGAGGTCTCCATTTCCGGCAACGTGGTGGGCCGCGTGCAGGACCTGGTCAAGGAGGAGTACCTCAACATTCCCGCGCTGGAGGAGAAGCTGCGGGACATGAAGAAGCAGTTCGAGGACCTCCACGCCATGGCCGACGGCAACACCAACGCCTTCAAGGGTGACGTGAACATCCAGGGTCACAAGGACGTGGAGTTCTCCATCATCAAGCGCGTGATGTTCAGCTGCGCCAGCGCGGGCTACAACAACATCAACTTCGCCACGCTGCAGAAGGGCGAGGCCGGCGCGCCGGGTGAGTCCACCGCGGCCGCCACCCCGTAGCCGTCACCGGCCCCCAGGGTCCGGAAAAATCACCGCGCCCCGTGCCTCGGACTTGTCCGGGCCGGGGCGTTGGTGTTTGCGGGGAGGCATGACCCTGCCTCCTCGCGCCGCGATCTTCGATCTGGATGGAACGCTGCTGGACTCGCTGCACGACATCGGCGCGGCGCTCAACCACGCGCTCGTCACGCACGGCCTGCCCCCGCATCCGCTCGAGGCCTGCCGCTCGTTCGTGGGCGAGGGCGTGAGCGTGCTCGTGTCCCGGGCGCTGCCGCCGGGCCGGGAGGACGCGCACGCGGCCGTGGTCGCCTCCTACCGCGCCCGCTACGCCGAGCACATGCTCGACCACACCCGCCCCTTCGTCGGCATCCCCGAGCTGCTCGCCCGGCTCCAGGCCGAGGGGGTGAAGCTGGCCGTGTTGAGCAACAAGCCCGACGCGGCCACCCGCGCGCTCGTGACCGCGCTGTTTCCCCAGGTGCCCTTCGCGGCGGTGTACGGCGAGCGCGCGGGCGTGCCGCGCAAGCCCGATCCCACCGCGGCGCTCGGCGTGGCGGCGGAGCTGGGCGTGGCGCCCGCTGAATGCGCGTTCATCGGGGACACGGCGGTGGACGTGGACACCGCGCGCGCCGCGGGCATGGTGGCGGTGGGCGTGAGCTGGGGTTTCCGGGACGCCGAGGAGCTCGTGTCGCATGGTGCACAGGTGGTCGCCCCCACGGTCCAGGCGCTGCTCGGCGCCCTCGTGCCCGCTGTGTTGGATAGATGAACAGCAATTCACGTTTCACGTTTTCTCAGACGCATCGGCCCGGTTAACATGGACTGACCGCGCGAGCGTCCAATCGCTGGCGTATGTGGGGGGGCTCCGCCATTTCGACGCAAGCACAGTCGCTCGACCGCCCTGGCGCCTCCGGGCCGGGTGAACTCGCCGAGGTGCTCGCGCTCGCGCTCGTGTATCTCGCGTCCACGTGGCTGAGCCTGACGCAGGCGGCCCTGTCCGGCGGGGCGAGCGTGGTCTGCGTCTCCGCGGGCGTGGCGCTCGCGGGCCTGTACCGCCTGGGGCCCGCGCGCTGGCCCGCCCTCTTCGTGGCCTCCGTGCTCGTCCAGGCGGTGTCCTCGTCCCTGTCGCCCGCCGCGGTGCTCCTCGTCGCCACGGGCGACACCCTGTCGGCGCTCCTGGGCGCCTGGTTGTTGAAGCGGTGGGGGTTCTCCGCCGCGCTCTCCCGCGTCCGGGACGTGTGGGGCCTGGCCCTGGTCGCCGCCGCGAGCCCCTCGGTGGGCGTGTTGGGCGGGGTGCTCGGCGGGGTGTTGAGCGGCGCGCTCGGCGCCTCCGGCGGCTGGGCCGCGGGGGGCATGGCCCTGGGGGTCGAGTGGCTGGGGCGGACGCTGGGGGTGCTCGGCGTGGGCTCGGTGTTGATGTGGTGCGCCCAGCGTCGGCCGGAGCCCTCGGGTCGCGAGGGACTGGTGCTCGCGTTCATCACCTTCGCCATGTGCGGCGGCGCGCTGCTCGCCCGTTCCCAGACGCCCGTCTACCTGTCCACGTGGGTGTTCTTCCTGCTGCCCGTGGGGGTCTGGGTGGCCTGGCGGTTTGGCTCCCGGCTGGCGGCGTGCTGCCTCGTGCTGTTCGCGGGGGCCTCCGCGTGGACGCGGGTGCCCGAGCCCGCCGCGGTGTTCACCAGCGTGGCGGGGGCGGGCAGGCTGCTCGAGCCCCGGCTCTTCCTCGTCATCGCCGCCTTCGGGGGCCTGCTGCTGCTGGCGGCCCGCGCCGAGCGGGGCCTGTCCCATACCCAGCTGGAAGTGCTCACCACCGCGCTCAAGGGCGTGCAGGAGGGCGTGCTCGTCGCCGAGCAGCTCCCGGGGCGCGAGCCCCGGCTCGTGTTCGCCAATGCCTCCCTGCTGGAGATGGGCGGCTGGCGCATCGAGGAGCTCCTGGGCCAATCGCCCTTCGCGCTCTGGGGGGACACGCTGGACCCCGCGCTGCGCGAGCGCCTGGCGGACGCGCTGCGCGAGCGCACGCCCCTGCAGGCCGAGGTGGTGATGACCCACCGCGATGGCTCGCGGGTGTACAGCCAGATGCAGCTGTCGTTCGTGCGGTCCGCGGGGGGCGCCAGCACCTTCCTCGTGTCCACCCACCGCGACATCACCACGCAGAAGCGGCTGCAGGCGCAGCTCGTCTCGGCCGAGCGCATCGCCGCGGTGGGCACGCTCGCCGCGGGCGTGGGACACGAAATCAACAACCCCCTGGCCTACCTGCTGCTGAACCTGGAGGGCGCCATGCGCAGTCTCAAGAAAGGCCCCGAGCACATGATGGAGGCGAGAACCCGTCTGGAGTGTGTCCGCGAGGGCGCCGAGCGGATCCGGGTCATCGCCCGGGACCTGAAGGTCTTCAGCCGGCAGGAAGGTGAGGAGCGGGAGATGCTGGACGTCAATGAGGTCGTGGTGCCCGCGCTGCGCATGGCGGCGCATGCCGTGCGGGCCCGGGCCCGGCTGGTGGAGGACTTCGGCTCGCCGCCCCTGGTGTCCGCCAATGAGTCCCGGCTCGGGCAGGTGCTGCTCAACCTCCTCGTCAACGCCCTGCAGTCCATCCCCGAGGGCCACCCCGATCGGCACGAGGTGCGCGTGCGCACGGGCGTGGACTCGCTCGGCCGCGCCCTGGTGGAGATCTCCGACACGGGCTGCGGCATGGCCCCCCATGTCCTCGAGCGCATCTTCGATCCCTTCTTCACCACGAAGCCCTCGGGGGAGGGCACCGGCCTGGGACTCGCCATCTGCCAGCAGATCGTCCAGTCCCACGGCGGCGAGCTCCAGGTGCGCAGCGAGCAGGGCAAGGGCAGCGTCTTCACGCTCGTGCTGCCCGCGGCCCCGCCCACGGACATGGTGGCCCCGGAGGCCGACGAGGCGGCGGCCCACGTGGCCGAGTCCCCGCGGCGCCGGCGCATCCTCGTCATCGACGACGAGCCGCGCCTGGC includes:
- a CDS encoding MotA/TolQ/ExbB proton channel family protein: MNLGFVTNLTILANTGHGAERSFFEEVAKRWEAGQWGMYPIAVCLVFALAIMIERGIVLFGKASINKDAFLRGLKKHIYAGDLDKAINYVSGQKKTPLTEVIKAGLMNVPKGEEEVQAALDEASLRETPRIEARTGYLAMLGNAAMLAGLLGTVSGLIACFEAVANVNPADKATILANGISEAMNCTGFGLLTAIPAVVAFSILSGRATSIVNDINETSVAVLNLIVNNRDKFKNATVAVSAGRDEE
- a CDS encoding biopolymer transporter ExbD, with the translated sequence MAGGMDLGGGKGKKSLDVAINLTPFIDLMAVTISFLIMTAVWTQIGRLQVAQAGGPATEEEQKQEEQTKTVLLTLFVTPTELKLVADQSDYPAIEAKRGANGKLDLAPLLLRFKEIKSTFPDQSAITLQTDDKVRYEDLVRIIDQCIGAGLPQVSVSAIVGV
- a CDS encoding ExbD/TolR family protein; translated protein: MAIKAPGKRYCKRLQHSKVFGHGTHGHKSGNADVLITPLVDMFVIIVLFLIANFSATGEVLMMTKDIQLPEAVNVKEVEMNPVVMVSGDEVSISGNVVGRVQDLVKEEYLNIPALEEKLRDMKKQFEDLHAMADGNTNAFKGDVNIQGHKDVEFSIIKRVMFSCASAGYNNINFATLQKGEAGAPGESTAAATP
- a CDS encoding HAD family hydrolase, which gives rise to MTLPPRAAIFDLDGTLLDSLHDIGAALNHALVTHGLPPHPLEACRSFVGEGVSVLVSRALPPGREDAHAAVVASYRARYAEHMLDHTRPFVGIPELLARLQAEGVKLAVLSNKPDAATRALVTALFPQVPFAAVYGERAGVPRKPDPTAALGVAAELGVAPAECAFIGDTAVDVDTARAAGMVAVGVSWGFRDAEELVSHGAQVVAPTVQALLGALVPAVLDR
- a CDS encoding ATP-binding protein gives rise to the protein MLALALVYLASTWLSLTQAALSGGASVVCVSAGVALAGLYRLGPARWPALFVASVLVQAVSSSLSPAAVLLVATGDTLSALLGAWLLKRWGFSAALSRVRDVWGLALVAAASPSVGVLGGVLGGVLSGALGASGGWAAGGMALGVEWLGRTLGVLGVGSVLMWCAQRRPEPSGREGLVLAFITFAMCGGALLARSQTPVYLSTWVFFLLPVGVWVAWRFGSRLAACCLVLFAGASAWTRVPEPAAVFTSVAGAGRLLEPRLFLVIAAFGGLLLLAARAERGLSHTQLEVLTTALKGVQEGVLVAEQLPGREPRLVFANASLLEMGGWRIEELLGQSPFALWGDTLDPALRERLADALRERTPLQAEVVMTHRDGSRVYSQMQLSFVRSAGGASTFLVSTHRDITTQKRLQAQLVSAERIAAVGTLAAGVGHEINNPLAYLLLNLEGAMRSLKKGPEHMMEARTRLECVREGAERIRVIARDLKVFSRQEGEEREMLDVNEVVVPALRMAAHAVRARARLVEDFGSPPLVSANESRLGQVLLNLLVNALQSIPEGHPDRHEVRVRTGVDSLGRALVEISDTGCGMAPHVLERIFDPFFTTKPSGEGTGLGLAICQQIVQSHGGELQVRSEQGKGSVFTLVLPAAPPTDMVAPEADEAAAHVAESPRRRRILVIDDEPRLAQSMRMLIEPSHDVVVTTRGAEALAWVSAGQRFDLVLCDLQMPGTTGMDVYSHLTAHAPELLERLVFISGGAYTQATRDFVRSVRNRILEKPVRPDELLATIDEALATSTAA